One Gloeothece verrucosa PCC 7822 DNA window includes the following coding sequences:
- a CDS encoding diguanylate cyclase domain-containing protein: MRIIALAILYAVTAKLGQIFSLVGGSVTLIWLPAGIALAAILIFGYRLWPGIFLGVLIANFNLPIPLLSVLGMATGSSLGAIVGAYLTKKGNFHNNLDRIEDVFSLIVRGAIISPVISSLIDVPSLFLGGVIPPNQLSLFWFQFCMGDALGVLVITPVCLTWISPIKWTYKQKIEAFIFFLLLLLISGIVFNGWLIKEQDLLPAFIIYPFLVLAPLRFGSKGAATALLLVSIMALLGLVHDTGPFVASSPLKTLVLLWLFVNVAAVVGLVLAASISQLIQAKQHLEQMALYDSLTGLDNRILLTDKITAALARAKRYQNYAVVLYLDLDGFKLINDTMGHDMGDQVLIEVAKRLKMCVRQTDAVARIGGDEFVVLLQDVNHIQGAERVAQEIIQIISRPIQLHNKQMHIGVSIGVAVAPGNGTNLNQLLRNADHAMYHAKQSGKNTYKFYSVHEFRESR; encoded by the coding sequence GTGCGAATAATCGCTTTAGCAATACTCTATGCTGTCACCGCTAAACTCGGGCAAATTTTCTCTTTAGTGGGGGGTAGCGTCACGCTGATTTGGTTACCTGCCGGCATTGCCTTGGCGGCTATTTTAATCTTTGGTTATCGTCTTTGGCCTGGGATTTTTTTAGGAGTATTGATAGCCAATTTTAACCTTCCCATTCCCCTGTTATCGGTGTTAGGTATGGCTACAGGCTCATCTTTAGGAGCTATAGTGGGAGCTTACCTGACTAAAAAAGGAAATTTTCACAACAACCTCGATCGTATTGAAGATGTCTTTAGTTTAATTGTACGAGGAGCAATAATTAGTCCGGTAATTAGCTCCTTAATTGACGTGCCGAGTTTATTTTTAGGCGGCGTTATTCCCCCCAATCAATTATCATTATTCTGGTTCCAATTTTGCATGGGGGATGCTCTGGGAGTATTGGTAATTACTCCTGTGTGTTTAACTTGGATATCTCCTATTAAATGGACGTATAAGCAAAAAATAGAGGCGTTTATTTTCTTTTTATTATTGTTGTTGATCTCGGGAATTGTCTTTAACGGATGGTTAATTAAAGAGCAAGACTTGTTGCCGGCTTTTATTATTTATCCCTTTCTAGTTTTAGCTCCTTTACGTTTTGGTTCAAAAGGTGCGGCTACGGCCTTATTACTGGTTTCTATCATGGCGTTATTGGGTTTGGTTCATGATACTGGGCCATTTGTCGCCAGTTCACCGCTCAAAACCTTGGTTCTTCTCTGGTTATTTGTTAATGTAGCTGCGGTGGTAGGGTTAGTGTTGGCTGCCTCAATTTCTCAGCTAATTCAAGCTAAACAACATCTTGAGCAAATGGCTTTATATGATTCTTTGACGGGTCTTGATAATAGAATATTATTAACCGATAAAATTACAGCCGCTTTAGCACGAGCAAAACGTTATCAAAATTATGCTGTGGTGCTTTATTTAGACCTAGATGGCTTTAAACTCATTAACGATACAATGGGACATGATATGGGCGATCAGGTATTAATTGAGGTTGCCAAACGTCTTAAAATGTGTGTGCGACAGACTGATGCGGTTGCTCGCATTGGAGGCGATGAATTTGTCGTATTGCTGCAAGATGTGAATCATATACAAGGTGCAGAAAGAGTCGCACAAGAAATTATTCAGATAATTAGCCGCCCCATCCAGTTGCACAACAAACAAATGCACATCGGCGTGAGTATTGGGGTTGCAGTTGCTCCTGGTAATGGTACTAATTTAAATCAATTGCTCAGAAATGCCGATCATGCGATGTATCATGCTAAACAGAGCGGCAAAAATACCTATAAATTTTATTCAGTTCACGAATTTAGAGAATCTAGGTAA
- a CDS encoding DUF4340 domain-containing protein produces MKLQKTTLGLLTVAVLLGAGVSFYEIVGKPHQQEVQEKQKQIYTFKEEDVQTLTVEKGGKTLKFERTKDNTQVWRMKQPEDTNASDAAVSFLLDLLVERPRDRTITVPMQQLKDYGLNPPLATITVQLANQETHKLVLGNPNLENLYIYGQIDPPENAKEVEVVLIPKEFQYAVERDLAEWKQPQEKETDQPSPQSSSQ; encoded by the coding sequence ATGAAATTACAAAAAACCACTTTGGGATTGTTAACTGTTGCCGTTCTTTTAGGTGCAGGGGTATCCTTTTATGAAATTGTTGGCAAACCCCATCAGCAAGAAGTTCAAGAAAAGCAAAAACAAATTTATACCTTTAAGGAAGAGGATGTTCAAACTTTAACGGTTGAAAAGGGCGGAAAAACTCTAAAATTTGAACGAACTAAGGATAATACTCAAGTTTGGCGCATGAAGCAACCCGAAGATACTAATGCAAGTGATGCGGCTGTCTCTTTTTTGTTAGACTTATTAGTCGAAAGACCACGAGATCGCACCATCACTGTCCCCATGCAACAACTCAAAGATTATGGATTAAACCCCCCTTTAGCGACGATTACCGTTCAATTAGCCAATCAGGAAACTCATAAACTCGTATTAGGTAATCCGAACTTAGAAAATTTGTATATTTATGGTCAAATTGATCCGCCTGAAAATGCCAAAGAAGTAGAAGTTGTCTTAATTCCTAAAGAGTTTCAATATGCTGTAGAACGAGATTTGGCAGAATGGAAACAACCTCAAGAAAAAGAAACTGATCAACCATCTCCTCAATCTTCTAGTCAATAA
- a CDS encoding Gldg family protein, with translation MTAKKLLKYLFIPGLILITAGITVRLTITTLLNLATGLMIGGGILLIIWIVWLLISAQGFWAKRSTQVGTNAIISTLSVIAILGIINFLAVRYSTKIDLTENQLFTLSPQSQEIVKNLKEPVKIWLFDNDPSPNDKELLENYRRYSPNFQYEYVNPDQNPGLVRKIGAKALGDVYLQYKDKKQQIQTLITFGTREPLSEIKLTNGIEKILSDRIRTVYFLQGHGEHSLDAAEGGISQAVTSLREKGYQVEPLNLAQSSGIPKDADVIVIAGPKRDLFKQEVEALENYTANGGNLFILLDPTVNAGLTPLLKQWGVALDERIVIDGSGAGESVGLGPATPIITTYGNHPITKDFKNQMSFYPLARAIDTLQTKGVNAVALLVTNNQMWAESDLTADNIAFDKTKDIPGPFDLGVALTRTFSSSSPTKPDANSSSPSESEKQPFPQTTPSPSTTPLEQEKSPTTGVTPSPNSPQKQSTKVTPSPNSPQKELAGVISFPYEIAAQPEAPTQAAKPSPSESSQKKQQTKQNQQQTKETPLPDVQTPQSPSPTSSPPSNFINPDQEIYVSPSASSQSASPSVTPQTNKQEQKPSPSPSVSPSPSAVVSPSPSAGVSPSPSAGVSPSPSAVVSPSPSAVVSPSPSAAVSPSPTNTNRVPSDKPIEAKMVVIGNSSFATNGLFDQQLNGDIFLNSVQWLANGNEQPLSIRPREPQNRRIVLSKLQAGSIFWLSIIVFPLLGFLLAAITWWKKR, from the coding sequence ATGACAGCCAAAAAACTCTTAAAATATTTATTTATACCTGGATTAATTCTCATCACTGCCGGTATCACAGTCAGATTAACTATTACCACATTATTAAATTTAGCCACCGGCTTAATGATTGGAGGAGGAATTCTTCTCATTATTTGGATAGTATGGCTCTTAATTTCAGCCCAAGGATTTTGGGCAAAACGTTCCACTCAAGTAGGGACAAATGCCATCATTTCTACTTTATCCGTTATCGCCATTTTAGGAATTATTAACTTTTTAGCGGTTCGCTACTCGACCAAAATAGATTTAACTGAAAATCAACTTTTTACTCTCTCTCCTCAATCCCAAGAAATTGTTAAAAATCTAAAAGAACCCGTCAAAATTTGGTTATTTGATAATGACCCTAGCCCAAATGATAAAGAACTTTTAGAAAATTATCGTCGTTATAGCCCTAACTTTCAATATGAATATGTTAATCCGGATCAAAATCCAGGATTAGTTAGAAAAATAGGCGCTAAAGCTTTAGGAGATGTTTATCTTCAGTATAAAGATAAAAAACAGCAAATACAAACTTTAATCACCTTTGGCACCAGAGAACCTCTTTCAGAAATTAAACTCACCAATGGAATCGAAAAAATCTTAAGTGATCGCATTAGAACCGTTTATTTTCTTCAAGGACACGGCGAACACTCCTTAGATGCGGCTGAAGGAGGAATATCTCAGGCCGTAACCAGTTTGAGAGAAAAAGGCTATCAAGTCGAACCCCTTAATCTAGCTCAAAGTTCGGGAATTCCCAAAGATGCAGATGTCATTGTCATTGCAGGACCTAAACGGGATTTATTTAAACAAGAAGTAGAAGCCTTAGAAAACTATACGGCTAATGGCGGCAATCTGTTTATTTTACTCGATCCTACAGTTAATGCAGGGTTAACTCCTTTGTTAAAACAATGGGGAGTCGCACTTGATGAGCGTATCGTTATTGATGGTTCCGGTGCAGGAGAGTCAGTGGGGTTAGGTCCTGCTACGCCTATCATTACCACTTATGGGAATCATCCCATTACCAAAGATTTTAAAAACCAAATGTCTTTTTATCCTTTAGCACGAGCGATTGACACATTACAAACTAAAGGAGTCAATGCTGTGGCGCTATTAGTCACCAATAACCAAATGTGGGCCGAAAGCGACCTCACTGCTGATAACATTGCTTTTGATAAAACTAAAGATATTCCGGGGCCGTTTGACTTAGGGGTGGCACTCACTCGGACTTTCTCTTCCTCATCTCCTACAAAACCCGATGCTAACTCTTCATCCCCCTCTGAGAGCGAAAAACAACCCTTCCCTCAAACCACTCCTTCGCCTTCTACTACCCCCCTTGAGCAAGAAAAATCGCCAACCACAGGCGTTACACCTTCGCCGAATTCTCCACAAAAACAATCCACAAAGGTGACTCCTTCGCCTAACTCTCCACAAAAAGAATTAGCAGGCGTTATCTCTTTCCCTTATGAAATTGCCGCACAACCCGAGGCCCCAACACAAGCGGCTAAACCCTCTCCTTCCGAAAGTTCCCAGAAAAAACAACAAACCAAACAAAATCAACAACAGACAAAGGAAACCCCTTTACCCGATGTTCAAACTCCTCAAAGTCCCTCTCCTACCTCGTCTCCTCCCTCTAATTTCATCAATCCCGATCAAGAAATCTATGTCTCACCCTCAGCAAGTTCTCAAAGCGCTTCTCCTTCTGTAACCCCTCAAACCAACAAACAAGAGCAAAAACCCTCTCCTTCTCCCTCTGTTTCTCCCTCACCTTCTGCGGTAGTTTCTCCGTCGCCTTCTGCGGGAGTTTCTCCGTCACCTTCTGCGGGAGTTTCTCCGTCACCTTCTGCGGTAGTTTCTCCGTCACCTTCTGCGGTAGTTTCTCCGTCACCTTCTGCGGCGGTTTCTCCTTCTCCTACAAACACTAATAGAGTACCTTCAGACAAACCTATAGAAGCCAAAATGGTAGTGATTGGTAACTCCTCTTTTGCTACCAATGGGTTATTTGATCAACAATTAAATGGAGATATTTTTCTAAATTCTGTTCAATGGTTAGCTAATGGGAATGAACAACCTTTATCTATTCGTCCTAGAGAACCTCAAAACCGCCGGATTGTGCTTTCTAAATTGCAAGCGGGTTCAATTTTTTGGCTATCGATTATCGTGTTTCCCTTGCTCGGTTTTCTCCTAGCCGCAATTACCTGGTGGAAAAAAAGGTAA
- a CDS encoding ABC transporter permease: MIIANIIAIYRKELQSYFFSPLSYLIAAFFWLISGVFLSLILDNIIQSIASAEQQGMTAPVDVADTFLNAFLGVVASLLLVLLPALSMGLYAEERKRGTLELLATSPLTNWGVAVGKLLGVSTFFTVLLIPLVIYEAIAFSASNPPVQLPGILVAHGALVLLAASILSLGMFISSLTDSVILSYILTFILSVFLWIIDAVAEKAGGVFGQVLSHFSLFNNFNDLVRGIFNTSSIVLFVSYIILGIFLTAQSIEALRFQRS, from the coding sequence ATGATTATTGCGAATATAATTGCTATTTACCGCAAAGAATTACAAAGTTATTTTTTTTCTCCCTTATCTTATCTAATAGCCGCTTTTTTTTGGTTAATTTCCGGAGTATTCCTCAGTTTAATTCTTGACAATATCATTCAGAGTATTGCCAGTGCAGAACAACAGGGAATGACAGCACCGGTTGATGTAGCTGATACCTTTCTAAATGCTTTTTTAGGCGTAGTGGCTTCTCTGTTATTAGTTCTATTACCCGCTCTTTCTATGGGACTGTATGCCGAAGAACGCAAGCGAGGAACCTTAGAACTTTTGGCCACTTCTCCCCTGACTAACTGGGGAGTCGCTGTAGGAAAACTTTTAGGAGTCAGTACATTTTTTACGGTCTTATTAATTCCCCTAGTTATTTACGAAGCCATCGCTTTTAGTGCTTCTAACCCCCCGGTTCAACTGCCAGGAATTTTAGTCGCTCATGGAGCCTTAGTTTTACTAGCCGCTTCGATTCTATCATTAGGAATGTTCATTTCTTCTTTAACAGATAGTGTAATTTTGTCCTATATTTTAACCTTTATTTTGTCCGTTTTTCTCTGGATTATTGATGCCGTAGCCGAAAAAGCCGGCGGCGTGTTTGGACAAGTTTTGTCTCATTTTTCTTTGTTTAATAATTTTAATGATTTAGTGAGAGGAATATTTAACACCAGTAGTATAGTTTTATTTGTCAGTTATATTATCCTCGGAATTTTTCTAACAGCACAATCTATAGAAGCGTTAAGATTTCAGCGTTCTTAA
- a CDS encoding ABC transporter ATP-binding protein has protein sequence MIEVEHLSKIYGSTAAIQDVDFSVQAGEIVGFLGPNGAGKTTTMRILSGYIPATTGTARIAGYDVHEQSMQVRRSIGYLPENPPLYPEMTVEAFLDFVARIKGVAAGERKTRVDWAIKRCQLTEKRKVIIRKLSKGYKQRVGIAHAIVHNPPVIILDEPTVGLDPKQITEVRDLIKSLAGEHTVILSTHILPEVSMTCDRVIIINKGKVIVTDTPDNLMSQLTGNGGYELDVAGDITLIEPILPTIAGILKVEVADHSLNSNRYLIHITTESDLELGQDLANLIVTQGLGLYEMRRIRPTLEDVFIELITEEAPNE, from the coding sequence ATGATAGAAGTTGAACACCTCAGCAAAATCTACGGCTCAACAGCAGCAATACAAGATGTAGATTTCTCGGTTCAAGCCGGTGAAATTGTCGGATTTCTCGGCCCCAACGGCGCAGGAAAAACCACCACCATGCGAATTTTATCCGGATATATACCCGCTACCACCGGAACAGCACGCATCGCCGGTTATGATGTCCATGAACAGTCCATGCAAGTGAGACGGAGTATAGGGTATTTACCGGAAAATCCCCCCCTGTATCCCGAGATGACAGTAGAGGCATTTTTGGATTTTGTCGCTCGCATTAAAGGCGTTGCGGCTGGTGAGCGCAAAACTCGAGTAGATTGGGCCATTAAACGCTGTCAATTAACCGAAAAGCGCAAAGTGATCATCCGCAAACTCTCGAAAGGATATAAACAACGGGTAGGGATCGCTCACGCCATCGTTCACAATCCGCCGGTGATTATCTTGGATGAACCGACAGTAGGACTAGACCCTAAACAAATTACAGAAGTTCGTGATTTAATTAAAAGTTTAGCCGGAGAACATACCGTTATCCTGTCTACTCATATTTTGCCTGAAGTGAGTATGACCTGTGATCGCGTCATCATTATTAACAAAGGTAAAGTAATCGTGACTGATACCCCAGATAATCTTATGTCTCAACTAACGGGTAATGGGGGTTATGAACTAGATGTAGCAGGCGATATAACTTTAATTGAGCCAATATTACCGACAATTGCGGGTATTTTGAAGGTAGAAGTGGCGGATCATAGCCTAAATAGTAATCGCTATCTCATTCACATTACCACTGAATCAGACTTAGAATTAGGACAAGACCTTGCTAATTTAATTGTCACTCAAGGACTTGGATTATATGAAATGCGGCGCATCCGTCCTACACTAGAAGATGTCTTTATTGAATTGATTACAGAAGAAGCCCCGAATGAGTGA
- a CDS encoding BRCT domain-containing protein — MTSELIYEIIGFSVIVVGTFSYLQLNSSKSKLKQEMLTLQQKLAEDKDSLQKRLTEADETNQSLTEEKTQLEAKIEQLVANLKEAQQAATSQEQAKNALAQNLQEEKSQVSLLTTQLQQFDREKQDLHQRLNQSEQEISQVKTQLQKLTAEKQDSLQQLQNAQAQLYSEQSQTQQLTLQKQDLQSQLGEIQQSLQQLTGEKEHLNQQLEQALAQVSTQETQAQQLTLQKQDLQSQLGEIQQSLQQLTGEKEHLNQQLEQALAQVSTQETQAQELTSEKQDLQSQLAEVQQSLQQLSNEKEHLNQQLEQALAQVSAQETQAQQLTSEKQDLQSQLAEVQQSIQQLSNEKEHLNQQLEQALAQVSAQETQAQELTSEKQDLQSQLGEIQQSLQQLTGEKEHLNQQLEQALAQVSAQETQAQQLTSEKQDLQSQLAEVQQSLQQLSNEKEHLNQQLEQALAQVSAQETQAQQLTSEKKDLQSQLGEIQQSLQQLTGEKEHLNQQLEQALAQVSAQETQAQQLTSEKQDLQSQLAEVQQSLQQLSNEKAHLNQQLEQALAQVSAQETQAQQLTSEKKDLQSQLAEVQQSIQQLSNEKEHLNQQLEAAKIQTPSPETQAQELTQEKEELPSPIEATEAETVTDSKTEEENKSEPEKLAQPVAEDTQEIEDKKATPPQNLLKGKKFVIVGTLSKLNRDQVKSIIQEAGGQLTSSPSSKTDYILVGKAPGTKAKKAQKNRAATLSELQFIELLKNSGISI, encoded by the coding sequence ATGACATCAGAACTCATTTATGAAATAATCGGTTTTAGCGTGATTGTGGTAGGAACATTTAGCTATTTACAACTTAATAGCAGTAAAAGTAAACTAAAACAAGAAATGCTGACTTTACAGCAAAAATTAGCAGAAGATAAGGATTCGTTACAAAAGCGGCTAACTGAGGCTGATGAAACTAATCAATCTCTAACTGAAGAAAAAACGCAACTAGAAGCTAAAATTGAGCAGTTAGTAGCGAATCTAAAGGAAGCACAGCAAGCGGCTACCTCCCAAGAACAGGCAAAAAATGCTCTTGCACAAAATTTACAAGAGGAAAAAAGCCAAGTTTCATTACTGACAACTCAATTGCAACAGTTTGACCGCGAAAAACAAGATTTACACCAACGACTCAACCAGTCAGAGCAAGAAATATCTCAGGTTAAAACCCAACTGCAAAAACTCACCGCAGAAAAACAAGACTCGCTTCAACAACTCCAAAACGCTCAAGCACAACTTTATTCAGAACAAAGCCAAACTCAACAATTAACCCTCCAAAAACAAGATTTACAATCACAACTCGGCGAAATACAACAATCACTCCAACAACTAACCGGCGAAAAAGAACATTTAAACCAACAACTAGAACAAGCTTTAGCCCAAGTTTCAACACAAGAAACACAAGCTCAACAATTAACCCTCCAAAAACAAGATTTACAATCACAACTCGGCGAAATACAACAATCACTCCAACAACTAACCGGCGAAAAAGAACATTTAAACCAACAACTAGAACAAGCTTTAGCCCAAGTTTCAACACAAGAAACACAAGCTCAAGAATTAACCAGCGAAAAACAAGATTTACAATCGCAACTGGCCGAAGTTCAACAATCACTCCAACAACTGAGCAACGAAAAAGAACATTTAAATCAACAACTAGAACAAGCTTTAGCCCAAGTTTCAGCACAAGAAACACAAGCTCAACAATTAACCAGCGAAAAACAAGATTTACAATCGCAACTGGCCGAAGTTCAACAATCAATCCAACAACTGAGCAACGAAAAAGAACATTTAAACCAACAACTAGAACAAGCTTTAGCCCAAGTTTCAGCACAAGAAACACAAGCTCAAGAATTAACCAGCGAAAAACAAGATTTACAATCGCAACTGGGCGAAATACAACAATCACTCCAACAACTAACCGGCGAAAAAGAACATTTAAACCAACAACTAGAACAAGCTTTAGCCCAAGTTTCAGCACAAGAAACACAAGCTCAACAATTAACCAGCGAAAAACAAGATTTACAATCGCAACTGGCTGAAGTTCAACAATCACTCCAACAACTGAGCAACGAAAAAGAACATTTAAATCAACAACTAGAACAAGCTTTAGCCCAAGTTTCAGCACAAGAAACACAAGCTCAACAATTAACCAGCGAAAAAAAAGATTTACAATCGCAACTGGGCGAAATACAACAATCACTCCAACAACTAACCGGCGAAAAAGAACATTTAAACCAACAACTAGAACAAGCTTTAGCCCAAGTTTCGGCACAAGAAACACAAGCTCAACAATTAACCAGCGAAAAACAAGATTTACAATCCCAACTGGCTGAAGTTCAACAATCACTCCAACAACTGAGCAACGAAAAAGCCCATTTAAATCAACAACTAGAACAAGCTTTAGCCCAAGTTTCAGCACAAGAAACACAAGCTCAACAATTAACCAGCGAAAAAAAAGATTTACAATCCCAACTGGCCGAAGTTCAACAATCAATCCAACAACTGAGCAACGAAAAAGAACATTTAAATCAACAACTAGAAGCGGCTAAAATACAAACTCCTTCACCAGAAACACAAGCTCAAGAATTAACTCAAGAAAAAGAAGAGTTACCATCACCAATCGAAGCAACTGAAGCAGAAACCGTTACAGATTCAAAAACCGAAGAGGAAAACAAATCAGAGCCAGAAAAATTAGCTCAACCTGTCGCTGAAGATACCCAAGAAATAGAAGATAAAAAAGCCACTCCGCCCCAAAATCTATTAAAAGGGAAAAAATTTGTGATTGTGGGAACCTTATCCAAATTAAACCGAGATCAAGTGAAATCTATTATTCAAGAAGCAGGAGGACAGCTAACCAGTTCACCGAGTTCTAAAACTGACTATATTTTAGTGGGTAAAGCCCCTGGTACAAAAGCGAAAAAAGCTCAAAAAAATCGCGCGGCTACCCTTTCAGAATTACAGTTTATAGAGTTATTGAAAAATTCCGGCATATCTATTTAA
- a CDS encoding SRPBCC family protein, whose protein sequence is MLKFEYSSLINAPVDIVWNFHERKDILKLLTPPWQPVQIVRREGGLKVGAITEFRIFLGLIPVTWIARHIACEPYQLFTDQQIQGPMESWIHRHQFSSQNGQTRLTDYITYELPGGLLAELLLGWWVNSRLQDMFHYRHLVTKQECEKLANYQYN, encoded by the coding sequence ATGTTGAAATTTGAATATTCCAGTTTAATTAATGCACCAGTGGACATCGTTTGGAATTTTCACGAAAGAAAAGATATTTTAAAATTGCTAACGCCTCCTTGGCAACCGGTGCAAATTGTTCGAAGAGAAGGAGGATTAAAAGTAGGCGCAATTACTGAATTTAGGATTTTTCTCGGTCTTATTCCCGTGACTTGGATCGCGCGTCATATTGCCTGCGAACCCTATCAGCTTTTTACTGATCAGCAAATTCAAGGCCCGATGGAATCGTGGATACATCGCCATCAATTTTCTTCTCAAAATGGTCAAACGCGACTGACCGATTATATTACTTATGAACTTCCCGGGGGATTATTGGCTGAGTTGCTGTTAGGCTGGTGGGTCAATTCTCGTTTACAAGATATGTTTCACTATCGTCATCTTGTGACTAAACAAGAATGTGAAAAGTTAGCTAATTATCAATATAATTAA
- a CDS encoding helix-hairpin-helix domain-containing protein, producing MIRFQWLSNAREFTQKLNPHHQAIRQKIKNDPYYRFQSLEEIAIAAQLGLKIDVNQASVDDWLKLPGISINQARILVQLVAQGVAFLSIEDVAAAISVPTRRLKPLEPILDFCYYDPESLLAPQRVNPNTATLKQLEQIPFLVPTLAAKILSERQQNGNYQNLVDFQQRLNLSGEFIAQVMHYLIF from the coding sequence ATGATCCGCTTCCAATGGTTATCTAATGCTAGAGAGTTTACCCAAAAACTCAACCCACATCATCAGGCAATTCGCCAAAAAATCAAAAATGATCCATACTATCGTTTTCAGTCGCTAGAAGAAATTGCCATTGCTGCCCAATTAGGACTTAAAATAGATGTTAATCAAGCTAGTGTCGATGATTGGCTAAAATTACCCGGAATTTCCATCAATCAAGCTCGGATTTTAGTACAACTTGTCGCCCAGGGGGTTGCGTTCCTCTCTATTGAAGATGTAGCCGCAGCCATTAGCGTTCCTACCCGACGACTCAAACCCCTAGAACCGATTCTCGATTTTTGTTACTATGACCCTGAGAGTCTTTTGGCTCCTCAACGGGTTAATCCCAATACAGCTACTTTAAAACAACTTGAACAAATTCCTTTTTTAGTTCCTACATTAGCCGCAAAAATCCTGAGTGAGCGTCAACAAAATGGCAATTATCAAAATTTAGTTGACTTTCAGCAGCGCCTTAACCTAAGCGGTGAATTTATTGCTCAAGTCATGCACTATTTAATATTTTAA
- a CDS encoding SHOCT domain-containing protein, which yields MFWDLFKLPKNRKIAVFLALLGSILALPIPIAGIHKFYLGQPLWGIIYLLLWNTPIPRIASAIDAVWYLVQDSQQFESRFQENSAFTSVNSATIDPSRVSAIASALRELDQLRADGLLSEYEFEQKRRQLLE from the coding sequence ATGTTTTGGGATTTATTTAAGTTACCTAAAAACCGTAAAATAGCCGTTTTCCTAGCTTTATTAGGAAGTATACTCGCTTTGCCTATTCCGATTGCTGGTATCCATAAGTTTTATTTAGGACAACCCTTGTGGGGAATTATTTACCTGTTATTGTGGAATACTCCTATCCCGAGAATTGCCTCTGCTATTGATGCGGTTTGGTATTTGGTGCAAGATTCTCAGCAATTTGAGAGCCGTTTTCAGGAGAATTCGGCTTTTACCTCGGTTAATTCTGCCACAATCGATCCCTCTCGCGTTAGTGCGATCGCCTCGGCTTTGCGGGAGTTAGATCAATTACGAGCCGATGGATTACTATCAGAATATGAATTTGAACAAAAACGCCGCCAATTATTAGAATGA